The Lutibacter sp. A64 genome segment ACAACCAATTCCAGAAATAAATACAACGTCTTCTTTTTTTACACCCATTTCTGGTAGTGCTTTTTGCATAGCACGTAAAATAACATAGTCATCACAACCAGGACACCATCTTACTTCTTGGTCACTTGCAAAATCTTTAAATGTATATTTTTTTACAGCTGTTGTTTCCATAATTATTTTACTAATTGTTTAAATTTTTCAATTAATTCTTGATTTCCAAATGGTAAACCTTGAATTTTATTGAATTGATTAAATTCGAATCTGCTAAAGTTTATCTTTAATACTTTCGAAAACTGCCCGTTATTTAATTCACACACAATAAACTTTTTAAATTTAGATAAAATTTCTTCTGTGTTTTTTGGAAGCGGGTTTATATAATTAAAATGTGCAAAGCCTATATTTTTATAGCCTTCTTCGTTTAACTGTTTAACAGCAGAATATAGCGAGCCATAAGTACCACCCCAACCAATAACTAAAAGATCGCCAGTTTCGGCAAATTCAGTTTCTAAATATGGAATGTAGTTTTGTACACGTTTTACTTTTTCTGCTCTAATTTTGGTCATGTACTCATGATTTTCAGGTACATAAGAAACATTACCGGAAATTTTATCTTTTTCTAAACCTCCAACTCTATGTTCTAAGCCAGGAGTTCCAGGTATTGCCCAATTTCTAGCTAAAGTACCTTCATCTCTATTATATGGATGCCAGTTTTCTGTTGGTTTATTGATAATATTATTTTTAATAGCAGGCATATCGTCTACCGTTTTAATTTTCCAAGGTGCAGAACCATTTGCTATATAGCCATCTGTAAGTAAAACTACAGGAGTCATGTGTTCTAAAGCTAATTTTGCTGCTTGGTATGCGTAATTAAAACAGTTTGCAGGTGTACTAGCTGCAATTACAATAACAGGACTTTCACCATTTCTACCATAAAGAGCTTGCAATAAATCTGATTGCTCTGTTTTTGTTGGTAATCCGGTTGAAGGTCCTCCACGTTGTACGTTTACAATAACCAGTGGTAATTCAATCATCATTGCTAAACCTAAGGCTTCACCTTTTAAAGCTAAACCAGGCCCTGAAGTTGTTGTTATTGCTAAGTCTCCAGCAAAGGAAGCGCCTATAGCAGAAGAAATACCTGCAATTTCATCTTCAGCTTGAAAAGCTTTTACACCAAAGTGCTTATGTTTAACTAATTCGTGTAAAATATCTGTAGCAGGTGTAATTGGGTAAGATCCTAAAAATAATTCTAAACCAGATTTTTCTGCAGCGGCTAAAAAACCCCAAGCTGTAGCTGTGTTTCCCATAATAATTCTATAGGTTCCAGGAGCCATTTTTGCCGGAGAAATAGTATATGAATTAGGAATTAATTCTAATGTTTCTGCAAAATAATAACCTGCATTTAAAACTTTTGTATTTGCCTCTATAATTTGAGGTTTCGATTTAAATTTTTTATTAAAAAAATCTGTAGTATGTGATACCGAACGGTGATACATCCAATATACCATACCTAAAGCAAACATATTTTTGCTTCGAGTAATACTTTTATTATCGAGACCTTTAATGTCTTTTAAAGCTTCTTTAGTTAAACTAGACATAGCAACTTGAATAACTCTATAGTTTTCAAGAGAGCCATCTTCTAATGGATTTTTATCGTATAATGCTTTTTCTAAATTTTTTTTAGTGAAAGCATCTGTGTCTACAATAATTGTGTGTCCTGGTTTTACTGCATGTAAATTTGTTTTTAAACCAGCAGGGTTCATAGCGACTAATAAATCAACTTTATCACCAGGTGTGCTAATTTCTACACTACCAATGTGAACTTGGAACCCAGAAACACCATATAAACTTCCTTGTGGAGCTCTAATTTCTGCAGGATAATTAGGAAACGTTGCAATATCATTACCAAACATAGCTGACGTGTCAGAGAACTGTGTTCCAGTAAGTTGCATTCCGTCTCCAGAATCACCAACAAACCTAATTATTACCGCTTCCAGTACTTCAGGTTTTGGCTTTGTTGTTGTTGTTTTAATCATGATTTATGATAGTTAAATAAATTTTTTAAATTTATAAATTATTTTTGTACCAAAGGTTAATATGAACTTAAAGTTGAGATTTTAAAATACTAAATGACTTTTGTCACATACTTTTGTATAAAAATGTATAATTTTGTGTATATTAAATTTTAAATTAAAGTAATATGGCTATTAAAATAACAGATGAATGTATAAATTGTGATGCTTGTATTTCAGAGTGTCCAAATAATGCAATTTACGAACCAGATACTGAATGGGCTTATGCTGATGAAACTTCTTTAAGCGGTACAATAACTCTACCTGGTGGAGGTGAAGCTGATGCAGATGAAATGCACGAACCAAAATCTGATGAATTTTATTTTATCGTAACTGATAAATGTACAGAATGTAAAGGTTTCCACGATGAACCACAATGTGCTTCTGTTTGTCCAGTTGATTGCTGTGTTCCAGATGAGGATCACGAAGAAACTGAAGAACAGTTATTAGCTAAAAAAGTATGGATGCACGGAGAATAATTCTCTTTAGTATCTTATAAAAAAGCCCTTAGATTTTTAAATTTAAGGGCTTTTTTAGGTTTTTATATTAGGTAAAAATTAATCATTCAATTTTAAAACTGCCATAAACGCTTCTTGTGGTATTTCTACATTACCAACTTGTCGCATACGTTTTTTTCCTTTCTTTTGTTTTTCTAATAATTTTCTTTTTCTTGAAATATCACCACCATAACATTTTGCGGTAACATCTTTTCTTAATGCTTTTACGGTTTCTCTTGAAATTATTTTAGCTCCAATTGCGGCCTGAATTGGAATGTCAAATTGTTGACGAGGTATTAACTGACGTAACTTTTCGCACATTTTTTTACCAATACTATAGGCGTTGTCTGCGTGGATTAATGCTGAAAGCGCATCTACCGATTGTCCGTTTAATAAAATATCTACTTTTACTAATTTTGAAGCTTTTAATCCTGTTGGATGGTAATCAAAAGAAGCGTATCCTTTAGAAACTGTTTTTAAACGATCGTAAAAATCGAATACAATTTCAGCTAAAGGCATGTCAAAAGTTAATTCAACACGTTCTGGCGTTAAATAGGTTTGATTTACAATTTGACCACGTTTTTCTATACACAAACTCATTACTGGCCCAACAAAATCGGACTTGGTAATAATAGTTGCTTTAATAAAAGGCTCTTCAACTCTATTTAATTTTGAAGGTTCAGGTAAATCAGATGGATTATTTACTAATAATATTGTATCAGGATTTTTATTTGTAAATGCGTGGTAAGATACGTTTGGTACAGTTGTAATAACTGTCATTTCAAATTCTCGTTCTAAGCGTTCTTGTATAATTTCTAAATGCAGCATTCCTAAAAATCCACATCTAAACCCAAAACCTAAAGCAGCAGAGCTTTCAGGTATAAATACCAAAGAAGCATCATTTAATTGCAGTTTTTCCATAGAATTACGCAATTCTTCATAATCTTCAGTATCTACAGGGTAAATTCCAGCAAAAACCATTGGTTTTACATCTTCAAAACCTTCAATTCTATTTTCTGTAGGGTGTTCAACAGTTGTAATTGTATCTCCAACTTTAATTTCGCTGGCAGTTTTAACACCAGTAATTAAATAGCCAACATCTCCTGCTTTAATACTTTGCTTTGGAAGTTGTTTTAATTTTAAGGTACCAACTTCATCTGCAAAATATTCGTTGTTGGTTGCCATAAATTTAATGCGTTGCCCTTTTTTTATTTCGCCGTTAAAAACTCTAAAATAGGTTTCAACTCCTCTATAAGAATTATAAACAGAGTCAAATATTAAGGCTTGTAAAGGGGCGTTTTCATCTCCTTTAGGTGCAGGAACTTTTTCTACAATAGCTTTTAAAATATTTTCAACTCCAAAACCTGTTTTTCCACTTGCATGGATAACTTCTTCTGCGTCACAACCTAATAAATCTACAATATCGTCTGTAACTTCTTCTGGATTTGCACCTGGTAAATCTACTTTGTTAAGTACCGGAATTATTTCTAAATCGTTCTCTAGTGCTAAATATAAGTTTGAAATTGTTTGTGCTTGAATGCTTTGTGCCGCATCTACAATTAACAATGCGCCTTCACAAGCAGCAATAGAACGAGATACTTCGTAAGAAAAGTCTACGTGACCTGGAGTATCAATTAAATTTAACACATATTTTTCACCTTCGTGTATATAATCCATTTGTATAGCGTGACTTTTAATAGTGATACCACGTTCACGCTCTAAATCCATATTGTCTAATAGTTGCGCTTGTTCTTCACGTACTGTTGTTGTACCTGTAAAACTTAATAATCTGTCGGCTAATGTACTTTTACCGTGATCAATATGGGCGATAATGCAAAAATTTCTAATTTTTTTCATACTTCGTATTCCTTTCTACTTTATTTTATCGCAAAGATAACTAATTATTTGTTCCAAAAATGAAAATAAAATCTAGTCGTGATTTGGAAAAACAATGCCTGCATCTTTTCTAATAGCGTCTAAAATATTCATTAATTTTAAACTTAGAGAAAATGGTATTATCGGACTTTCTTTTAAATTTTTATCCAAACATTCCATTACGTGTTTAGCTTCAAATTGATAGCCTAAATTTGGACCATTTTCAAATTCAATTTCAGTAGTTTTTCCGTCTTTTATTAATAATATTGGGTCTGGTGAAAAACGATCATATTTTAGTATTCCGTGCTCAAAACAGAGTTCCGATTCATTTTTGTATTCCGAATCAAAACTTGATGTTAATACAGCAGTTGCTCCGTTTTTATAACCAAATAACATAGAAATGCTTTCTTCGGAACCTGTTGGACTAAAATGTGGAATTGTTTTAATTTGATCTGGTTCTCCTAAAAATAGTAATGTCGCAAAAATTGGATAAATTCCAATATCTAATAAAGAACCACCACCTAAATCTACATTGTACAATCTTTTTTGAGGATTAAATTCTGCATTAAACATAAAATCTGACTTTACAAATTTTAGTTTTCCTAAATTTTCTGAAGCTATAATTTCTTTTACTTTTAAATATTTTGGTCTAAAAATTACCCAGAAAGCTTCCATTAAAAAGGTGTTATTTTCTTTAGAAGTGGTAATCATTTCTCGCACTTCTTTAGAATTTATGGCAAAAGCTTTTTCGCATAACACAGCTTTTTTATGGTTTAAACATAATAGAGTATGTTCTAAATGAAAATTATGCGGTGTTGCAATATATACCACATCTACTTTTGGATCTTTCACCATTTCAAGATAAGAGCCATAGGCTTTTTTAAATCCAAATTGATTGGAGAAATCTTTAGCATTTTCTAAATTTCTTGAAGCTGCTGCGTATAAATTTGCATTAGGAAGTAATTTTAATTCTGTGGCAAACTTATTAGCAATATTTCCACATCCTAAAATTGCCCAGTTATATGTTTTTGACATTGTAATTGTTTTGAATGTAAAAATACAGTTATTTTTTAAACCTAATAGGTTTTTAAAAACTGTTAGCTTAGGTTTGATCTGTTTTGAGTTAGGGATTGCAGTGGTATCCTTTTTAAAATAATATAGAATTTTGATTTTCTTCTGTAATTTGCTTTTTTTTAAAAAGATTTAGCGGAAAGCCCGACCTGAAAGGGAACGCCCAAAGTATAAAATATTTATGTATTTTTGCAAACCTAAAAATATGTTTTGGTAAAAATTGGAGATATAGAATTGAATGACTTTCCGTTGTTGTTAGCACCAATGGAAGATGTGAGCGATCCGCCGTTTAGAGCTTTGTGCAAAGAACAAGGCGCAGATGTGGTGTATACCGAATTTATTTCGAGCGAAGGCTTGATACGCGATGCTGCAAAAAGCAAGAAAAAACTAGATATTTACGAAAAAGAACGTCCGGTTGGTATTCAAATTTTTGGTGCTAATTTAGAGTCGATGTTGCGTACTGTTGAAATTGTTGAACAATCGAAACCAGATATTATTGATATAAATTTTGGATGTCCTGTTAAAAAAGTAGTAAGCAAAGGTGCTGGAGCTGGAATTTTAAAGGATATTGATTTAATGGTAAGTTTAACTGAAGCGATGGCAAAACATACCAATTTACCAATTACTGTAAAAACACGTTTGGGTTGGGACGATAGTACTATAAAAATTGTGGAGGTTGCAGAACGTTTGCAAGATGTTGGCTGTAAGGCAATATCAATTCATGGTAGAACGCGTGCTCAAATGTATAAAGGAAGTGCAGATTGGGCGCCAATTGCTGAAGTTAAAAACAACTCTAGAATGCACATTCCTGTATTTGGAAATGGCGACGTTAATACGCCAGAACGCGCTGTAGAAATGCGCGACAAATATGGCTTAGATGGAGCTATGATTGGCCGTGCAAGTATTGGAAATCCTTGGTTTTTTAAGCAAGTAAAACACTTTATTGAAACCGGAGAGCATTTACCTGAAATTACAATTGCAGACAGAGTTGAAATGGCAAAACGCCACTTACAAATGGAGATTGATTGGAAAGAAAGTGAAATTGTAGGTGTTATGGAAACTCGTAGACATTATACAAACTATTTTAAAGGAATTCCTCATTTTAAAGAATACCGTTTAAAAATGGTAACTTCAGATGCTGCGCAAGATGTTTTTAATGTTTTTGATGAGGTTTTACAGAAGTTTTCTTAGTTATTAGATAATCTAAAAATCTTATTATCTGTCATGCTTAACTTGATCTAGGTTATTAAAGTAGCTAGAAATGAGTATGGTGAGATTCTGAAACAAGTTCAGAATGACGGGTTTCTATACTTTTTTGGGAGTGTCGACAGACATTAAAGTTTATAAAAAAGCAGTTTTAAAATTTTAAAACTGCTTTTTTATTAAAAAATGTTGGTTTTTACTTTAAATCGAATCTATCAGCATTCATCACTTTTACCCAAGCTTTTACAAAATCAGTTATAAACTGATCTTTATTATCGTCTTGTGCATAAAATTCTGCATACGAACGAAGAATTGAGTTTGACCCAAATACCAAATCAATTCGTGTAGCCGTAAATTTAACTTCTCCTGTTTTTTTAGAGCGGATATTATACAGGCCATTTTCTGTAGGCTCCCATGCATAACCCATGTCTGTAAGGTTTACAAAAAAGTCGTTAGATAAAGTTCCAACATCATCTGTAAATACACCGTGTTTAGTTGCTCCATGGTTTGTGCCTAAAACACGCATTCCACCTATTAAAACAGTCATTTCTGGAGCTGTTAATCCCATTAGTTGTGTACGATCCAATAGTAATTCTTCAGAGCTAACAATATAATCTTTTTTCTGCCAGTTTCTAAAACCGTCTGCTAATGGTTCTAGTGGTTCAAAAGATTCTATATCGGTCATTTCAGCAGTTGCATCACCACGTCCAGGGGCGAAAGGAACTGTAAGCTCTGTTGCTGTATTTTTAGCAGCTAGTTCAATACCCACATTACCTGCTAAAACTATTGTATCTGCAATGCTTATTCCAAATTCAGCTGCAATTGGTTCTAAAATAGCTAGTACTTTAGCTAGTTTTTCTGGTTCGTTACCTTCCCAATCTTTTTGAGGGCTCAATCTAATTCTAGCACCATTTGCGCCACCGCGTTTGTCTGAGCCTCTAAATGTTCTAGCACTATCCCAGGCTGTTGTAACCATTTCAGAAATACTTAAAACAGATTGTTTAATTTTATTCTTTACGGCCTCAACATCGTATGTTTTTTTCCCTTCGTTAATTGGATCTTGCCAAATTAAATCTTCTTCCGGAACATCTGGTCCAAAATAGCACGATTTAGGTCCCATATCTCTATGCGTTAGTTTAAACCAAGCACGTGCAAATGCATCAGAAAAAGCATTAAAATCGTTCATGAATTTTAATGAAATCTCTTTGTAAATTGGATCAACTTTCATTGCCATATCTGCATCGGTCATCATTGGGTTATGGCGAATAGAAGCATCTTCAACATCAACTGGTTTATCTTCTTCTTTTATATTTTTAGGTTCCCATTGCCAAGCACCTGCAGGACTTTTTCTTAATTCCCATTCGTGGTTGAATAACATTTCAAAAAATCCATTATCCCATTTTGTTGGGTGTGTAGTCCAAGCGCCTTCTAGACCACTTGTTACGGTATAACGACCTTTGCCAGATTTATTTGGGTTTGCCCAGCCTAAACCTTGTGCTTCTACATCTGCAGATTCTGGATCAGGTCCTAGAATACTTGCATCTCCATTTCCGTGAGTTTTACCAACGGTATGTCCACCAGCGGTTAAGGCAACTGTTTCTTCGTCGTTCATGGCCATTCGTTTAAAAGTTTCACGAATTTGTTCACCCGTTTTTAATGGATCTGGTTTACCGTTTACACCTTCAGGATTTACATAAATTAAGCCCATTTGTACAGCTGCCAAAGGATTTTCCATTGT includes the following:
- the lepA gene encoding translation elongation factor 4, producing the protein MKKIRNFCIIAHIDHGKSTLADRLLSFTGTTTVREEQAQLLDNMDLERERGITIKSHAIQMDYIHEGEKYVLNLIDTPGHVDFSYEVSRSIAACEGALLIVDAAQSIQAQTISNLYLALENDLEIIPVLNKVDLPGANPEEVTDDIVDLLGCDAEEVIHASGKTGFGVENILKAIVEKVPAPKGDENAPLQALIFDSVYNSYRGVETYFRVFNGEIKKGQRIKFMATNNEYFADEVGTLKLKQLPKQSIKAGDVGYLITGVKTASEIKVGDTITTVEHPTENRIEGFEDVKPMVFAGIYPVDTEDYEELRNSMEKLQLNDASLVFIPESSAALGFGFRCGFLGMLHLEIIQERLEREFEMTVITTVPNVSYHAFTNKNPDTILLVNNPSDLPEPSKLNRVEEPFIKATIITKSDFVGPVMSLCIEKRGQIVNQTYLTPERVELTFDMPLAEIVFDFYDRLKTVSKGYASFDYHPTGLKASKLVKVDILLNGQSVDALSALIHADNAYSIGKKMCEKLRQLIPRQQFDIPIQAAIGAKIISRETVKALRKDVTAKCYGGDISRKRKLLEKQKKGKKRMRQVGNVEIPQEAFMAVLKLND
- a CDS encoding 2-oxoacid:acceptor oxidoreductase subunit alpha — protein: MIKTTTTKPKPEVLEAVIIRFVGDSGDGMQLTGTQFSDTSAMFGNDIATFPNYPAEIRAPQGSLYGVSGFQVHIGSVEISTPGDKVDLLVAMNPAGLKTNLHAVKPGHTIIVDTDAFTKKNLEKALYDKNPLEDGSLENYRVIQVAMSSLTKEALKDIKGLDNKSITRSKNMFALGMVYWMYHRSVSHTTDFFNKKFKSKPQIIEANTKVLNAGYYFAETLELIPNSYTISPAKMAPGTYRIIMGNTATAWGFLAAAEKSGLELFLGSYPITPATDILHELVKHKHFGVKAFQAEDEIAGISSAIGASFAGDLAITTTSGPGLALKGEALGLAMMIELPLVIVNVQRGGPSTGLPTKTEQSDLLQALYGRNGESPVIVIAASTPANCFNYAYQAAKLALEHMTPVVLLTDGYIANGSAPWKIKTVDDMPAIKNNIINKPTENWHPYNRDEGTLARNWAIPGTPGLEHRVGGLEKDKISGNVSYVPENHEYMTKIRAEKVKRVQNYIPYLETEFAETGDLLVIGWGGTYGSLYSAVKQLNEEGYKNIGFAHFNYINPLPKNTEEILSKFKKFIVCELNNGQFSKVLKINFSRFEFNQFNKIQGLPFGNQELIEKFKQLVK
- a CDS encoding Gfo/Idh/MocA family protein; the encoded protein is MSKTYNWAILGCGNIANKFATELKLLPNANLYAAASRNLENAKDFSNQFGFKKAYGSYLEMVKDPKVDVVYIATPHNFHLEHTLLCLNHKKAVLCEKAFAINSKEVREMITTSKENNTFLMEAFWVIFRPKYLKVKEIIASENLGKLKFVKSDFMFNAEFNPQKRLYNVDLGGGSLLDIGIYPIFATLLFLGEPDQIKTIPHFSPTGSEESISMLFGYKNGATAVLTSSFDSEYKNESELCFEHGILKYDRFSPDPILLIKDGKTTEIEFENGPNLGYQFEAKHVMECLDKNLKESPIIPFSLSLKLMNILDAIRKDAGIVFPNHD
- the katG gene encoding catalase/peroxidase HPI, yielding MSDSKEGKCPIDHSQFTKKEEVSDLNKCPVMHGGNTSTDKSVMDWWPNALNLDILHQHDTKTNPLKPNFNYREELKKLDVEALKKDVHNLMEDSQEWWPADWGHYGGLMIRMAWHSAGTYRTADGRGGGGTGNQRFAPLNSWPDNVSLDKARRLLWPIKKKYGNKISWADLIILAGTIAYENMGLKTFGFAFGREDIWHPEKDIYWGAEKEWLAPSDCRYGNLENPATMENPLAAVQMGLIYVNPEGVNGKPDPLKTGEQIRETFKRMAMNDEETVALTAGGHTVGKTHGNGDASILGPDPESADVEAQGLGWANPNKSGKGRYTVTSGLEGAWTTHPTKWDNGFFEMLFNHEWELRKSPAGAWQWEPKNIKEEDKPVDVEDASIRHNPMMTDADMAMKVDPIYKEISLKFMNDFNAFSDAFARAWFKLTHRDMGPKSCYFGPDVPEEDLIWQDPINEGKKTYDVEAVKNKIKQSVLSISEMVTTAWDSARTFRGSDKRGGANGARIRLSPQKDWEGNEPEKLAKVLAILEPIAAEFGISIADTIVLAGNVGIELAAKNTATELTVPFAPGRGDATAEMTDIESFEPLEPLADGFRNWQKKDYIVSSEELLLDRTQLMGLTAPEMTVLIGGMRVLGTNHGATKHGVFTDDVGTLSNDFFVNLTDMGYAWEPTENGLYNIRSKKTGEVKFTATRIDLVFGSNSILRSYAEFYAQDDNKDQFITDFVKAWVKVMNADRFDLK
- a CDS encoding 4Fe-4S binding protein, whose protein sequence is MAIKITDECINCDACISECPNNAIYEPDTEWAYADETSLSGTITLPGGGEADADEMHEPKSDEFYFIVTDKCTECKGFHDEPQCASVCPVDCCVPDEDHEETEEQLLAKKVWMHGE
- the dusB gene encoding tRNA dihydrouridine synthase DusB: MVKIGDIELNDFPLLLAPMEDVSDPPFRALCKEQGADVVYTEFISSEGLIRDAAKSKKKLDIYEKERPVGIQIFGANLESMLRTVEIVEQSKPDIIDINFGCPVKKVVSKGAGAGILKDIDLMVSLTEAMAKHTNLPITVKTRLGWDDSTIKIVEVAERLQDVGCKAISIHGRTRAQMYKGSADWAPIAEVKNNSRMHIPVFGNGDVNTPERAVEMRDKYGLDGAMIGRASIGNPWFFKQVKHFIETGEHLPEITIADRVEMAKRHLQMEIDWKESEIVGVMETRRHYTNYFKGIPHFKEYRLKMVTSDAAQDVFNVFDEVLQKFS